In Fusobacterium canifelinum, a genomic segment contains:
- a CDS encoding bifunctional 5,10-methylenetetrahydrofolate dehydrogenase/5,10-methenyltetrahydrofolate cyclohydrolase has product MLMDGKELARDIKAKIKAEIDDIKRIYNVNPTVASILVGEDPASQVYLNSQIKSYQDLGIGVQKYFFSKEISEAYLLNLIDKLNKDTEVDGIMINLPLPPQISATKVLNRIKLIKDVDGFKAENLGLLFQNNEDFISPSTPAGIMALIEGYKIDLQGKDVVVVGRSNIVGKPVAALVLNNHGTVTICNSHTKNLAEKTKNADILISAVGKPKFITEDMVKEGAVVIDVGINRVNGKLEGDVDFENVQNKASHITPVPGGVGALTVAMLLSNILKSFKANRGII; this is encoded by the coding sequence ATGTTAATGGATGGGAAAGAATTAGCAAGAGATATTAAGGCTAAAATAAAAGCAGAGATTGATGATATAAAAAGGATATATAATGTTAATCCAACAGTTGCTTCTATCTTAGTTGGAGAAGATCCAGCATCACAAGTGTATTTAAATTCACAAATAAAATCATATCAAGATTTAGGAATAGGAGTTCAAAAATATTTTTTTAGTAAAGAAATATCAGAAGCATATCTTTTGAATTTGATTGATAAATTGAATAAGGATACAGAAGTAGATGGAATAATGATAAATTTACCTCTACCTCCTCAAATAAGTGCTACAAAGGTTTTAAATAGAATAAAACTTATTAAAGATGTAGACGGTTTTAAAGCAGAAAATTTAGGTTTATTATTTCAAAATAATGAAGATTTTATATCTCCTTCCACACCAGCTGGAATAATGGCACTGATAGAAGGTTATAAAATAGATTTACAGGGAAAAGATGTAGTTGTAGTAGGAAGAAGTAATATAGTAGGTAAACCTGTTGCAGCTTTAGTATTAAATAATCATGGGACAGTTACAATTTGTAATAGTCATACAAAAAATTTAGCAGAAAAAACAAAAAATGCAGATATTTTAATATCAGCAGTAGGAAAACCTAAATTTATCACAGAAGATATGGTAAAAGAAGGTGCAGTAGTAATAGATGTTGGAATAAACAGAGTTAATGGAAAATTAGAGGGGGATGTTGATTTTGAAAATGTTCAAAATAAAGCATCACATATAACACCTGTTCCAGGTGGAGTAGGGGCATTAACAGTAGCTATGTTATTATCTAATATTTTAAAATCATTTAAAGCTAACAGAGGAATAATTTAA
- the fmt gene encoding methionyl-tRNA formyltransferase: protein MRIIFMGTPTFALPSLEKIYKEHEIISVFTKVDKPNARGKKINYSPIKEFALANDLKIYQPENFKDSSLIEEIRDMQADLIVVVAYGKILPKKIIDIPKYGVINLHSSLLPRFRGAAPINAAIINGDTKSGVSIMYVEEELDAGDVILQEKTEISDEDTFLSLHDRLKDMGADLLLKAIELIEKGEVKAQKQNENLVTFVKPFRKEDCKIDWTKTSREIFNFIRGMNPVPTAFSNLNGTIIKIYETKINDKVYNNATCGEVVEYLKGKGVAVKTADGSLIISSAKPENKKQMSGVDLINGKFLKIGEKLC, encoded by the coding sequence ATGAGAATTATTTTTATGGGAACACCCACATTTGCTCTTCCCAGTTTAGAGAAAATTTATAAAGAACATGAAATTATATCAGTATTTACAAAAGTTGATAAACCTAATGCTAGGGGAAAAAAGATAAATTATTCCCCAATAAAAGAGTTTGCCTTGGCAAATGATTTAAAAATTTATCAACCTGAAAATTTTAAAGACAGCTCTTTAATTGAAGAAATAAGAGATATGCAAGCTGATTTAATAGTAGTTGTTGCTTATGGAAAAATTTTACCAAAAAAAATAATAGACATCCCTAAGTATGGTGTAATAAATTTACACTCTTCATTATTACCTAGATTTAGAGGAGCGGCACCTATAAATGCAGCTATAATAAATGGAGATACAAAAAGTGGAGTATCTATAATGTATGTTGAGGAAGAGTTGGATGCAGGAGATGTAATTCTTCAAGAAAAAACAGAAATTTCAGATGAAGATACATTTTTAAGTTTGCATGATAGATTAAAAGACATGGGAGCAGATTTGCTACTTAAAGCTATTGAGCTTATAGAAAAAGGAGAAGTAAAAGCTCAAAAGCAGAATGAGAATTTAGTAACATTTGTGAAACCTTTTAGAAAAGAAGACTGTAAAATAGACTGGACTAAGACAAGTAGAGAAATTTTTAATTTCATTAGAGGTATGAATCCAGTGCCAACTGCTTTTTCAAATTTGAATGGGACAATAATAAAAATATATGAAACAAAAATTAATGATAAAGTTTACAATAATGCAACTTGTGGAGAAGTAGTTGAATATTTAAAAGGTAAAGGAGTTGCAGTAAAAACCGCAGATGGAAGCCTTATAATAAGTTCTGCTAAACCAGAAAACAAAAAACAAATGTCAGGTGTAGACTTAATAAATGGAAAATTTTTAAAAATAGGTGAAAAACTATGTTAA